One bacterium genomic window carries:
- a CDS encoding RDD family protein — protein MTESSPTNPGGSRHSSSIGQAADDGKTPITVYDPTFFPPEHTQTQRETPTGEVLPATLQQRFAAVFADLTILAALGSPLFFFFQKAASFAASLAGLVLVYSFASEALMTATPGKWLAGLRVRSADGGEASIAAVLIRNLMRLIDYPLFFLTAAGLMESTQRHQRLGDLLAGTVVVREIAFEPRRIPPETTPLAGATRRAVAWALDLLVIVPMAYGLLLAIPVGRPSLATIAINAVLPLTLLALTVCETFFQTTFGKALVGLRVAQEDGRPARFASIWLRNVFRLIDANPIGYLCALLSSRKQRPGDIAAGTLVFRDRGGLRGWIAVPLLAGLAFGAFSVGLKNPDSFLRRNFSLRVGAYTVDPVPQAVKRLPFLHLGILIDELGLGPTEAGPVADPVFLPGQGIYVLFRISGYLVQSEKAWIQADVRVRNTAGKVVLERPNAINASIPVGSRRSARLISRFALPPDAPWGPYTVTLTLRDQFSGKTVEATRRFGLHR, from the coding sequence TTGACGGAATCATCACCGACGAACCCCGGCGGCTCAAGACACTCCTCCTCCATCGGCCAAGCGGCGGATGACGGGAAGACTCCCATCACCGTCTACGACCCGACCTTCTTCCCCCCGGAACACACACAGACCCAGCGCGAGACACCGACCGGGGAGGTCCTTCCCGCGACGCTCCAGCAACGCTTCGCGGCCGTCTTCGCCGATCTCACGATCCTGGCGGCCCTGGGATCTCCGCTTTTTTTCTTCTTCCAAAAAGCCGCCTCCTTCGCCGCGTCCCTCGCGGGTCTCGTCCTCGTCTACTCCTTTGCCAGCGAAGCGTTGATGACGGCGACTCCGGGCAAGTGGCTCGCGGGCCTGCGGGTCCGCAGTGCGGACGGCGGAGAGGCGTCCATCGCCGCCGTCCTCATCCGCAATCTGATGAGGCTGATCGACTACCCGCTGTTCTTCCTCACGGCCGCGGGCCTCATGGAATCGACCCAAAGGCATCAGAGGCTGGGAGACCTCCTCGCGGGCACGGTCGTCGTCCGGGAGATCGCCTTCGAGCCGCGGCGGATCCCCCCGGAGACCACGCCCCTGGCGGGCGCGACGCGCCGGGCGGTCGCCTGGGCCTTGGATCTGCTCGTGATCGTTCCCATGGCCTATGGCCTCCTGCTCGCCATCCCCGTCGGGCGTCCTTCGTTGGCCACGATCGCCATCAATGCCGTCCTGCCGCTCACGCTCCTCGCACTCACTGTCTGCGAGACCTTTTTTCAAACGACCTTCGGCAAGGCGCTTGTGGGGCTCCGGGTCGCGCAGGAGGACGGACGCCCCGCGCGCTTCGCGTCGATCTGGCTGAGGAATGTCTTCAGGCTGATCGACGCCAATCCGATCGGTTACCTTTGCGCCCTCCTCTCCAGCCGCAAACAACGCCCGGGAGACATCGCCGCCGGCACCTTGGTCTTCCGCGACCGCGGCGGCCTCCGGGGCTGGATCGCCGTTCCGCTTCTCGCGGGACTTGCGTTCGGAGCGTTCTCCGTGGGTCTGAAGAACCCGGACAGTTTCCTCCGGCGGAATTTCAGCCTTCGCGTGGGTGCATACACGGTCGACCCCGTGCCGCAGGCCGTCAAGCGTCTCCCCTTTCTCCACCTGGGGATCCTGATCGACGAGTTGGGACTGGGCCCCACCGAGGCGGGGCCGGTCGCGGACCCCGTCTTTCTTCCGGGACAGGGCATCTACGTTCTCTTCCGGATCTCGGGCTATCTCGTCCAGTCGGAGAAGGCGTGGATCCAGGCGGACGTCCGCGTCCGGAACACCGCCGGTAAAGTCGTTTTGGAAAGACCCAATGCGATCAACGCGAGCATTCCCGTGGGCTCCCGCAGGTCGGCACGCCTCATCTCCCGCTTCGCCCTGCCGCCGGACGCCCCATGGGGTCCCTACACCGTCACGCTCACCCTCCGGGACCAGTTCTCGGGCAAGACGGTCGAGGCAACGCGGAGATTTGGCCTCCACCGCTGA
- a CDS encoding glycerophosphodiester phosphodiesterase family protein, translated as MNWTTSKPLVIAHRGDTKAGLENTLPAIESALKLAIDGIEVDLQLTRDERVVLFHDDDLQRLADRRGNVREFTLSQLKAFRLQQGGFIPTLEELLDLVRDRVLLNLEIKTRPHWYAPGDGRLEVKIAETLRKFSLGDSILLSSFHPLPLWRMRRLAPRLRRGVLFESKYWMHRMALPLTRPFSINAPLAHATQALVQAAHDAGRRFLVWTVNAEDDMRKCLEAGVDGIITDEPRRLKTLLLHRPSGG; from the coding sequence ATGAATTGGACAACTTCTAAGCCCCTCGTCATTGCCCACCGGGGTGACACGAAGGCCGGCCTCGAGAACACGCTGCCGGCGATCGAATCGGCGCTGAAGCTCGCCATCGACGGGATCGAGGTCGATCTCCAGCTCACGCGCGATGAGCGCGTCGTCCTTTTTCACGACGACGACCTGCAAAGGCTGGCCGATCGGCGGGGAAACGTTCGGGAATTCACCCTCTCTCAGCTCAAGGCCTTCCGGCTCCAACAGGGAGGATTCATTCCCACGCTCGAAGAATTGCTGGACCTGGTGCGCGATCGCGTCTTGCTCAACCTGGAGATCAAGACCCGGCCTCACTGGTACGCCCCGGGCGACGGACGACTTGAGGTGAAAATCGCCGAGACGCTCCGGAAGTTCTCTCTCGGCGACTCCATCCTCCTATCGAGCTTTCATCCCCTGCCGCTCTGGCGGATGAGGCGGCTCGCCCCCCGCCTCAGGCGGGGGGTGCTCTTTGAGTCCAAGTACTGGATGCACCGGATGGCCCTGCCGCTCACGCGCCCCTTTTCGATCAACGCGCCCCTGGCGCACGCGACGCAGGCGCTCGTGCAGGCCGCGCATGACGCGGGACGGCGGTTTCTGGTTTGGACGGTGAACGCCGAAGATGATATGAGAAAGTGTCTGGAGGCAGGCGTTGACGGAATCATCACCGACGAACCCCGGCGGCTCAAGACACTCCTCCTCCATCGGCCAAGCGGCGGATGA
- a CDS encoding RsmE family RNA methyltransferase, with amino-acid sequence MPQFLIPPGKKPDDRVAVSPEESRHATKVLRLERGARVRLTDGAGGLFTGRVETITPKQTIVWIEARLPVPEPKAKVILAQGLLKGDKMEFVIQKAAELGAFAVLPFTSSRTVSDWKGDSKKLQRWGKIAEAASKQCGRAAHLEILEPLAFTKALDVAADAKIAFWEESPRPAKDFLRGQQARSLLVLVGPEGGLSKMETDEAVRGGFTLLSMGSLILRAETAAISALSVIQYELDNF; translated from the coding sequence ATGCCTCAATTTCTCATTCCTCCGGGGAAAAAACCGGACGATCGCGTCGCCGTCTCTCCGGAAGAATCCCGCCACGCGACAAAAGTCTTGCGTCTCGAACGCGGCGCCCGCGTCCGCCTGACCGACGGCGCCGGAGGACTCTTTACCGGACGCGTCGAAACGATCACGCCCAAACAAACCATCGTCTGGATCGAAGCCCGGCTTCCGGTTCCGGAACCCAAGGCCAAGGTCATCCTCGCGCAGGGGCTTCTCAAGGGCGACAAGATGGAGTTTGTGATCCAGAAGGCGGCCGAGCTCGGGGCTTTTGCCGTCTTGCCGTTCACCTCGTCGCGCACCGTATCGGATTGGAAAGGTGATTCGAAGAAGCTCCAACGCTGGGGAAAGATCGCGGAGGCCGCCTCCAAGCAATGCGGTCGGGCCGCGCATTTGGAGATCTTGGAACCTCTCGCCTTCACCAAGGCGCTCGATGTCGCCGCCGACGCCAAGATCGCCTTCTGGGAGGAATCACCGAGACCGGCCAAGGACTTCTTGCGCGGGCAGCAGGCGCGGAGTCTTCTCGTCCTCGTGGGGCCGGAAGGCGGCTTGTCAAAAATGGAAACGGACGAAGCGGTGCGAGGCGGATTCACCCTGCTCTCGATGGGGTCTTTGATCTTACGGGCCGAGACGGCGGCGATCAGCGCCTTGAGCGTCATTCAATATGAATTGGACAACTTCTAA
- a CDS encoding ROK family protein: MSSSNFVLSVDLGGTNLRIAAVREDGTVLDRLEEASEARAGSATVLRKVVDAVRSLGGNVESRNGKILGVSLGFPGIVDPAKGIVYRSPHFPDWKDLELLSFFRPELSWPVAVDNDANLAALGESWKGAGRGLKNFLMMTLGTGLGGGMVIDGRVFHGDRGFAGEFGHICIETNGPECACGSRGCLETFVSATGILRLAEISDQADGREQLLERLGKPLARTTAKDLYVAALDGDIFANTLFKKMGYYLGIGLASLVNTLGMETIIVGGGVAEAWDFFIEPAKKELAQRTYEETARTVKIVKAGLGTDAALIGGARVFSTSSAG; the protein is encoded by the coding sequence ATGTCTTCATCAAACTTCGTCTTGAGCGTGGATCTCGGCGGGACCAACCTCCGCATCGCGGCGGTGCGCGAGGACGGAACCGTACTGGATCGCCTCGAAGAGGCCTCCGAGGCGCGCGCGGGAAGCGCGACGGTCTTGAGAAAGGTCGTTGACGCCGTTCGTTCCCTCGGCGGGAACGTCGAATCCCGCAATGGCAAGATTCTCGGCGTCTCGCTGGGCTTTCCGGGCATCGTCGATCCCGCCAAAGGCATCGTCTACCGTTCCCCCCATTTTCCGGATTGGAAGGACCTCGAACTCCTTTCGTTCTTCAGGCCCGAGCTCTCCTGGCCCGTCGCCGTCGACAATGACGCCAACCTGGCGGCCCTGGGCGAGTCCTGGAAAGGCGCGGGGCGGGGATTGAAAAACTTTCTCATGATGACGCTCGGCACGGGCCTCGGTGGGGGGATGGTGATCGATGGCCGCGTCTTTCACGGCGACCGGGGTTTCGCGGGCGAGTTCGGGCACATCTGCATCGAGACGAACGGCCCCGAGTGCGCCTGCGGGAGCCGCGGGTGCCTGGAGACCTTCGTCTCGGCGACGGGAATTCTGCGTCTCGCGGAAATTTCCGACCAGGCCGACGGCCGGGAGCAGCTCCTTGAGAGGCTCGGTAAACCCCTCGCCCGGACGACGGCCAAGGATCTTTACGTGGCCGCGCTGGACGGCGACATCTTCGCCAACACCCTCTTCAAAAAAATGGGCTATTACCTGGGGATCGGCCTCGCCTCCCTCGTGAACACGCTGGGGATGGAAACGATCATCGTGGGCGGGGGCGTGGCGGAGGCCTGGGACTTTTTCATCGAGCCCGCCAAGAAGGAACTGGCCCAAAGGACCTACGAGGAAACCGCCCGGACAGTGAAGATCGTGAAGGCGGGACTGGGGACGGACGCCGCGCTCATCGGCGGCGCGCGGGTCTTTTCAACGTCTTCGGCGGGATAG
- a CDS encoding serine/threonine-protein kinase, with protein MVATIPTACLIPGYQLQELISTGGFGAVYRALDASSGETVAIKVGQIAENPNTPEFRAQLQRDFENEWASLNRIRSDRIVRPIARGTTVDEKPYLVLEHVPGVTLNDFRISVESGFLPFDVRQTSILMLGAVEAVGVLHESDLIHNDVKLSNFIVMEDGAVKLCDLGMAKSIQEARKAGSRPYRGTPRYIPVQTVETPQKDVYALGVAFYHLLTGREISPSSHPLASLFPPPPPSQTRPERGIARPVDRVVMKAIHRAPTSRYADANEMAEDLRAIAIPPKTLKRPARRR; from the coding sequence ATGGTCGCGACCATCCCAACGGCGTGCCTGATTCCAGGCTATCAACTGCAGGAACTCATCAGCACCGGCGGCTTCGGCGCCGTCTATCGCGCCCTGGACGCCTCTTCCGGCGAGACGGTGGCGATCAAGGTGGGACAGATCGCCGAAAATCCGAATACCCCGGAATTCCGCGCGCAGCTGCAGAGAGACTTCGAGAACGAATGGGCCTCCTTGAACCGCATACGGTCGGATCGAATCGTGAGACCCATTGCGCGGGGGACGACGGTCGATGAGAAACCCTATCTCGTCCTTGAACACGTGCCCGGCGTCACGTTGAATGACTTTCGGATCTCCGTCGAAAGCGGCTTTCTCCCCTTCGACGTCAGGCAAACTTCGATCCTCATGCTTGGGGCGGTGGAGGCCGTTGGGGTTCTCCACGAGAGCGATCTCATTCACAACGACGTCAAGCTTTCGAATTTCATCGTAATGGAAGACGGGGCGGTCAAGCTCTGCGACTTGGGGATGGCAAAATCGATCCAGGAGGCCAGGAAGGCGGGAAGCCGTCCTTACCGAGGCACTCCGCGCTACATACCGGTTCAAACCGTCGAGACCCCCCAAAAGGACGTCTACGCCCTCGGCGTCGCCTTCTATCACTTGCTGACGGGCCGGGAGATTTCCCCTTCTTCTCATCCCTTGGCCAGCCTCTTTCCCCCTCCTCCACCCAGCCAGACGCGGCCGGAGCGGGGGATCGCCAGGCCGGTCGACCGCGTCGTCATGAAGGCCATTCATAGGGCCCCGACGAGCCGGTACGCCGATGCGAACGAGATGGCGGAGGATTTGAGAGCGATCGCTATCCCGCCGAAGACGTTGAAAAGACCCGCGCGCCGCCGATGA
- a CDS encoding endonuclease/exonuclease/phosphatase family protein, protein MRELIDLCRQASELLARDPLKGRVTSRLKKDGALRRLTQSIEFHLHRCGEVYRPEATRAQASEASRPIKAMTWNIERGKRFETLVHVLSTHTEMKDADVFFLTEVDWGMARSGNRNVAADLGKSLGLFSYFAPSYFNLTAGHGSERHIQEPNAVGLHGKAILSRYPLTNLRVAAMTNATDKFKSKEVRVGQKRSLIGDLSVSGGKLTVACVHLDAFSSPRMRAFQFQQAVGPLLNGASSTPALIAGDWNTNTMNSTSGRTLFASVLRQILSPGPKRMISAHHAFPQKKFDRPLFEAIRRLGLDYENFNEEGAGTFDLVTDDRELGQMAKDQFPEWMLRWINRIVKKSGGRFSLKLDWFAARGLTPLLKKVIRLRPGEDYPPDDRPSDHHPILLSFEI, encoded by the coding sequence ATGCGCGAACTCATCGACCTTTGCCGCCAAGCCTCGGAACTGCTGGCCCGAGACCCCCTCAAGGGCCGGGTGACGTCCCGTCTCAAGAAGGACGGGGCCCTGCGGCGCCTGACCCAATCCATCGAGTTCCACCTTCACCGTTGCGGTGAGGTGTACCGGCCCGAAGCCACGAGGGCCCAGGCATCCGAGGCATCCAGACCGATCAAGGCGATGACCTGGAACATCGAACGGGGCAAGCGTTTCGAGACGCTGGTTCATGTCTTGTCCACCCACACCGAGATGAAGGACGCCGACGTCTTCTTTCTGACGGAAGTGGACTGGGGCATGGCCCGTTCCGGCAACCGAAACGTAGCCGCCGATCTCGGAAAGTCCCTCGGTCTCTTTTCCTATTTTGCCCCGTCCTATTTCAATCTCACCGCCGGACACGGCTCCGAACGTCACATTCAGGAACCGAACGCCGTCGGCCTCCATGGCAAGGCGATCCTCTCGCGTTATCCTCTGACGAACCTGCGCGTGGCGGCGATGACCAACGCGACCGACAAATTCAAATCGAAGGAAGTGCGGGTCGGTCAGAAAAGATCCCTGATCGGCGACCTCTCCGTCTCCGGCGGCAAACTGACCGTCGCCTGCGTTCACCTGGACGCCTTCTCCTCGCCCCGCATGCGCGCCTTCCAGTTTCAGCAGGCCGTCGGTCCCTTGCTGAACGGCGCATCGTCGACGCCCGCGCTGATCGCCGGCGACTGGAACACGAACACGATGAATTCGACCTCCGGAAGAACCCTCTTCGCCAGCGTCCTCCGCCAGATCCTTTCTCCGGGCCCAAAGCGCATGATCAGCGCCCATCACGCCTTTCCGCAGAAGAAGTTCGATCGCCCACTTTTCGAAGCGATCCGGCGGCTCGGGTTGGATTATGAAAACTTCAATGAGGAAGGCGCCGGCACTTTCGACCTGGTGACCGACGACAGGGAACTGGGCCAGATGGCCAAGGACCAGTTCCCGGAATGGATGCTCCGCTGGATCAACCGCATCGTCAAAAAATCCGGCGGCCGGTTCAGCCTCAAACTCGACTGGTTCGCCGCCCGGGGCTTAACCCCCCTTCTGAAAAAAGTCATCCGTCTCCGCCCCGGCGAGGACTACCCCCCCGACGACCGCCCGAGCGATCACCACCCGATCCTTCTTTCCTTTGAAATTTAA
- a CDS encoding aminotransferase class V-fold PLP-dependent enzyme, with protein MTNPLPFFHLAATTAGLRAPYPIRDAGAVLQAFPSHLIPEGFDAASSSLPLTYLDSAASTKMIGPARDALESILGHYANSHSTTYGAARFSTHAFERAHETVLGFTGADPATHVAVFVGHGATGAINRVARSLFWRGPEDGRDTVVFSGMEHHANQLPWSKYAPRSIGVPVDPIKGTLSLDRIRDALRENKGRVRLVAVTGVSNVTGIVNDVAALARLAHGAGAEILVDAAQTAAHRKIRMREDGVDYLVFSGHKVYAPGSPGVLVMPRSASPAQPDEMGGGIVLSVDLERHLLRDDLPSREEAGTPNIPGAVALAASLKTLEVIGMNRVWEHELSLTRQLVGGLQVFEEVRIFGDADLDRTPRAGVVAFSVDGMHHAVVSQSLADYFNIAVRNECFCAHPYVKALLGVTPPELEAFERAVLAGDHSRTPGMVRASLGIYSDEGDIERLHAAVDWIVANGARLNAEYEVTREGRAVRRDGWTWEPKTDSLF; from the coding sequence ATGACGAACCCGCTCCCCTTCTTCCATCTGGCCGCGACGACCGCCGGTCTCCGCGCGCCGTACCCGATTCGCGACGCGGGCGCCGTCCTCCAGGCATTTCCGTCCCATCTGATCCCCGAGGGATTCGACGCCGCGTCCTCCTCCCTTCCGCTCACCTATCTCGACAGCGCGGCCTCGACGAAGATGATCGGACCGGCCCGCGATGCGCTGGAGAGCATACTGGGTCATTATGCCAACAGCCACTCGACGACCTACGGGGCGGCGAGGTTCTCGACCCACGCTTTTGAAAGGGCCCATGAAACGGTCTTGGGGTTCACGGGCGCCGACCCGGCGACGCACGTGGCCGTCTTCGTGGGCCACGGGGCGACCGGGGCGATCAACCGTGTGGCCCGGAGCCTGTTTTGGAGGGGGCCGGAAGACGGGCGCGACACGGTCGTCTTCTCCGGCATGGAGCACCATGCCAACCAATTGCCTTGGAGCAAGTACGCGCCGCGGTCGATCGGAGTCCCGGTCGACCCGATCAAAGGAACGCTTTCCCTCGACCGTATCCGCGACGCGCTGAGGGAAAACAAGGGGCGAGTGCGCCTGGTGGCGGTGACCGGCGTGTCGAACGTCACAGGCATCGTCAACGACGTCGCGGCGCTGGCGCGCCTGGCCCATGGGGCCGGAGCCGAAATCCTCGTCGACGCCGCGCAGACGGCGGCGCACCGCAAGATCCGCATGCGGGAGGACGGCGTCGACTACCTCGTCTTCTCCGGCCACAAGGTCTACGCGCCGGGTTCGCCCGGAGTCCTCGTCATGCCCAGGTCCGCGTCTCCCGCGCAGCCGGACGAAATGGGCGGCGGAATCGTCCTATCCGTCGATCTCGAACGTCATCTCTTAAGGGATGATCTCCCCTCCCGGGAGGAGGCCGGAACGCCCAACATCCCCGGCGCAGTCGCCCTCGCCGCGTCCCTGAAGACGCTCGAAGTCATCGGCATGAACCGCGTTTGGGAACATGAACTCTCTCTGACGCGCCAGCTTGTCGGGGGACTCCAGGTTTTCGAGGAGGTACGCATCTTCGGCGACGCCGACCTCGACCGCACGCCGCGGGCGGGCGTTGTCGCCTTTTCCGTGGATGGCATGCATCACGCGGTTGTTTCCCAGTCCTTGGCGGACTACTTCAACATCGCCGTCCGGAACGAGTGCTTCTGCGCCCATCCCTACGTGAAGGCCCTCCTGGGGGTGACGCCTCCGGAATTGGAGGCCTTCGAACGCGCGGTGCTCGCGGGAGACCACAGCCGGACGCCCGGGATGGTCCGGGCCAGTCTGGGCATCTACTCGGACGAAGGCGACATCGAGCGGCTCCATGCCGCCGTCGACTGGATCGTCGCGAACGGCGCGCGCCTGAACGCCGAGTACGAGGTCACGCGCGAAGGCCGGGCCGTCCGCCGGGACGGCTGGACGTGGGAACCCAAGACCGATAGTCTTTTTTAG
- a CDS encoding MMPL family transporter — translation MTPTKRIASFLTAVNLKLWPLILIGVIALSAASIPRTIQLFKNISTDPVDLLPRENPNVQALLKVRDKLEKGVRTSIVFESDDPEATLRFLADTVEKLNHEPYVGRVIARKIGYDFFDKYKMLFVSLEDLRTIRDRIDRRIQREKLRGLYIDLENEGDSVSFKDIQEKYGAKYAEETKSEYNVSPDGRIYSIFVESGPESTGLSAASKFQDKMEDFVATLAPKTYHPTMKVYFSGATKVLEYRALVKDLKRVGIISGILLFIPLLIRFRNPLNVLSMFLPLAVAMPISFAAASYFVAKLNVSTSFLFAILGGLGIENGIHIFSRYHEDRTSGHERRHAINQIYEHTGRSILTSVASVAVTFLLLLINEFRGFSEFGLISGLGLWVIFFVYFLFMPSLLIFLEKIRVLRFHRAVADSEPAIPVKAKWLTVSLGVFSLFTVFSFIVTPFIGFEYDSKKTRAEIPEVIEAKKKQRMTTRRVNNPAAVVIYSSDEAEALHEAVEKRKEEDKLSPTIDTSRSYYDLVPSDQDEKLKVIGEIQALLKDDTIRLVKGEQKKDLDRFREALDKTAPIKEGDVPPEVEEVFKGKPEVPGELFYINAIPELELDDGQNAMRFAEDVGKIETKAGVYYPSSDGVVYGLVLKTMLADSKTVMIVSLLSVMFFVFIDFRSVRKTAIVMASIVLGVFWLLGVIYIFGIKLNFYNMIIIPAVMGMSIDNSIHIYHRYEEMGRGSLAKVLGSTGVAAMLASLTNASGFFGLLFCVHRGLYSIGLLAVIGVGTCFLSTLVFLPALLQFLEHLRFDRKEVVP, via the coding sequence ATGACGCCAACCAAAAGAATCGCCTCCTTCCTGACGGCCGTGAACCTCAAGCTCTGGCCGCTCATTTTGATCGGCGTCATCGCGCTGAGCGCCGCGAGCATCCCCAGGACGATTCAACTCTTCAAGAACATCAGCACCGATCCCGTCGACCTCCTGCCGCGGGAGAACCCCAACGTTCAGGCCCTGCTCAAGGTTCGCGACAAGCTTGAGAAGGGCGTGCGAACCTCCATCGTATTCGAATCCGACGACCCGGAGGCCACGCTCCGCTTCCTGGCCGACACGGTGGAGAAACTCAATCACGAGCCCTACGTGGGCCGCGTGATCGCGCGCAAGATCGGCTACGACTTTTTCGACAAGTACAAGATGCTGTTCGTGAGTCTGGAGGATCTCCGCACCATCCGGGACCGCATCGACCGGCGCATCCAAAGAGAAAAGCTGCGCGGCCTGTACATCGACCTCGAAAACGAGGGGGATTCCGTCTCCTTCAAGGACATCCAGGAAAAGTACGGGGCCAAGTACGCCGAAGAGACCAAGAGCGAATACAATGTGTCTCCGGACGGGCGCATCTATTCGATCTTCGTCGAATCGGGCCCGGAAAGCACCGGACTCTCCGCCGCCAGCAAGTTTCAAGACAAGATGGAGGACTTCGTCGCGACGCTCGCGCCCAAGACTTATCACCCGACGATGAAGGTGTACTTCTCCGGCGCCACCAAGGTCCTGGAGTACCGGGCGCTCGTGAAGGACCTGAAGCGCGTCGGCATCATTTCCGGGATCCTGCTTTTCATCCCGCTCCTCATCCGGTTCCGGAACCCTCTCAACGTCCTGTCGATGTTCCTGCCGTTGGCCGTCGCCATGCCGATCTCCTTCGCCGCCGCCTCGTACTTCGTGGCCAAGCTCAACGTTTCGACGTCGTTTCTCTTCGCGATCCTCGGCGGCCTGGGGATCGAGAACGGCATTCACATCTTCAGCCGTTACCATGAAGACCGCACGTCCGGCCACGAACGGAGACACGCGATCAACCAGATTTACGAACATACGGGGCGCTCGATCCTGACCTCCGTCGCCTCGGTGGCGGTCACCTTTCTGCTGCTTCTCATCAACGAGTTCCGCGGCTTTTCGGAATTCGGCCTCATCTCCGGTCTCGGGTTGTGGGTCATTTTCTTCGTTTATTTCCTGTTCATGCCCTCGCTGCTGATCTTTTTGGAAAAAATCCGCGTCTTGCGATTCCACCGCGCGGTGGCCGACTCCGAGCCGGCGATTCCCGTCAAGGCCAAGTGGCTGACCGTCTCGCTCGGCGTCTTTTCCTTGTTCACCGTCTTTTCCTTCATCGTGACGCCGTTCATCGGCTTCGAATACGATTCCAAAAAGACGCGGGCGGAGATTCCGGAGGTCATCGAGGCCAAGAAGAAGCAGCGAATGACGACCCGGCGCGTGAACAACCCCGCCGCCGTGGTGATCTATTCCAGCGACGAGGCCGAGGCCCTGCACGAGGCGGTGGAGAAGCGCAAAGAGGAGGACAAACTTTCTCCCACGATCGACACCTCGCGCTCGTATTACGACCTGGTGCCGTCCGATCAGGACGAGAAACTCAAGGTCATCGGTGAGATCCAAGCGCTCCTCAAGGACGACACGATCCGGCTGGTCAAGGGCGAGCAAAAGAAGGACCTGGATCGGTTCAGGGAGGCCCTCGACAAGACGGCGCCGATCAAGGAGGGCGACGTGCCCCCGGAGGTGGAGGAGGTCTTCAAGGGCAAGCCGGAAGTGCCCGGAGAGCTTTTTTACATCAACGCCATCCCCGAGCTCGAGCTCGACGACGGCCAGAACGCCATGCGGTTCGCCGAGGACGTGGGAAAGATCGAGACCAAGGCAGGCGTCTATTACCCCTCGAGCGACGGCGTGGTCTACGGCCTGGTTCTCAAGACCATGCTGGCCGACTCGAAGACGGTCATGATCGTCTCCCTCCTCTCGGTCATGTTCTTCGTCTTCATCGACTTCCGGAGCGTGCGGAAAACCGCGATCGTCATGGCCTCCATCGTCCTCGGCGTGTTCTGGCTGTTGGGGGTGATCTATATCTTCGGTATCAAGCTCAACTTCTATAATATGATCATCATCCCGGCGGTCATGGGCATGTCGATCGACAACTCGATCCACATCTACCACCGCTATGAGGAGATGGGCCGGGGCTCGCTCGCGAAGGTCCTGGGCTCGACGGGCGTGGCCGCCATGCTCGCGTCCCTCACGAACGCCTCGGGCTTTTTCGGCCTCCTCTTCTGCGTGCACAGGGGGCTGTATTCGATCGGGCTGCTCGCGGTCATCGGCGTGGGGACGTGCTTCCTCTCCACCCTGGTTTTCCTCCCGGCCCTTCTCCAGTTCCTGGAACACTTGAGATTTGACCGGAAAGAGGTCGTGCCGTAA